The window AGGGCGTCGCTTCCTCGTGGACGATCTCGAATCGGACGTCCGAGCGGTGCAACATGGGGTTCTCCTCCTCGGAGATGATTTCGATTTCCATGGTTAGTTACCCGTAATTGCCCGCGAAGCAAGTAAAAGGATTTCGAAGGGAAGAGGAGCGGCAGCGAATCGAGGGAAGAGAGACCGTTAGTCAGGCCTCGATAGGGGCGAGAACGGCGTCGGAATCGCCGTCGAACTGCGACAACAGGTCACGCATCTCCGTCTTGGCCGCCTCGTCGACGGTGAGACGGACCATTCCCTCGTCCGGTTGGCCGTAGACGACGGTCGAACCGAGGGGCGCGGCGAGGACCGCAGGGAGGGTCGCGAGGTCCTCTTCGCCCTCGACGAGGAGGGTCGTCGGTTCGCCGGCAGCGAGTGCGTCGACGAGCGCCGCGACGAGGTCACGGGAGATGGTGCCCGGTTCGTTCGTGACCTCGACGAGACGACCCGTTTCGACTGCTCGACGAATCTCGTCGCCGACGGCCTCTCGTTTCGTCTTTCCGTCGACGACTGCCACGTCTGGTGGCCGGCCGGCGCGGCGGAGGTAGAAGGTGACGACGTCGCCGACGGCGACGAGTGGCGCGTTCGCCTCCTCGCTCGATGCATCTGCGAGGAGTGCCTCGGCCTCCGTGTAGATGGGGCCGAACGGCTCTTTGAACGCCGCTCGAAGCGCCGTCGGCAGGGTGAGCATCTCAGCGGACCTTGAGCGCGTAGCCGCCGGGTTCGGTGACGTTCATCTCGGTGGCGATTTCGCTCTCTTCGGGGTGCGTGATGACGACGTAGCCTGCCCAGTCTTCGGTGAGGCTGCTCGACCCGCAGTTCTCACAGGTCTGTTTGTCGGGCTCGTTGACGAAGTGGCACTCGCGGCAGGCGAGGCGTTTCTTCGCCATCAGTTACCCTCCGCCGAGGCCTCGCTCTGCTGGCGCTTCTTTTCGAGCCAGCCGTGCTTGCCGAGCCCCGGCTGTTTCGCGGTCAGGCCAATCTTCGAGTCGCGCGGGTTGCGCTCGTCGATACTCTTCGTGACGATGCGGGCGCGCACCTCGTCGTCCACGGCGAGCGTCTGGTTGGACTCCGTCGACGCGAGTTGCTGGTTCTCGCCGTCGTAGGCGAGGTATTCGTCGGAAATCTGTGAGACGTGGAGCAGTCCGTCGACCGGACCGATGCCGACGAAGGCACCGAACTCGACGACTTCGACGACGATGCCGTCGACGACTTCCTGCATGTCTGGGTCGTAGGTAATCGCGTCGAACTCGGCTTCGTAGTAGACGCCGGGGCGGTTGGGCAATACGGTGCCCTCGCCGACGTCGTGGACGTTCACGACGCTCACGACGCTCCCCACGTCTTCGTCCATCCGTCCTTCCAGTTTGTCCTGCAACAGTCGCTTGACCCGCTCGGGCGTCACATCGCCCAAGTGGCGTGGCGGGACTTCGACTGTGTCTTTGAGTCGTACCCGTTTGTACATAGTTTCGTTATGGTTCCGTGACCGCCAGTGTGGCGTGCCCCCGGATGCCGATGACGGGAATCCCGCATTCGAGCACCCTGTCACGGAGGGGCTTGTCGTTCGTGACGACGTAGTCGACGTCGCCGGAGTCGGCGAGTTCGACGACTGCGTCGTCGGCGTACGATTCGTCCGTTTCGACCGCACGGCACCGGGTCGCTAGGTCCGCACCCACGCTCGCGGCGACGGCCTCCGTCCCGCCGCCCGTCGAGAGCTTCTCCAGCTCGTCGAGGACGGCCGTGGGGACGACGAGGTCCACGTCGGCCGCGAGTAACCGGTCGAGTTCGTCGAACACGCGAACGTCGAGTTCGACCGGCA is drawn from Haloferax litoreum and contains these coding sequences:
- a CDS encoding GTP-dependent dephospho-CoA kinase family protein, with protein sequence MLTLPTALRAAFKEPFGPIYTEAEALLADASSEEANAPLVAVGDVVTFYLRRAGRPPDVAVVDGKTKREAVGDEIRRAVETGRLVEVTNEPGTISRDLVAALVDALAAGEPTTLLVEGEEDLATLPAVLAAPLGSTVVYGQPDEGMVRLTVDEAAKTEMRDLLSQFDGDSDAVLAPIEA
- the spt4 gene encoding transcription elongation factor subunit Spt4 is translated as MAKKRLACRECHFVNEPDKQTCENCGSSSLTEDWAGYVVITHPEESEIATEMNVTEPGGYALKVR
- a CDS encoding DNA-directed RNA polymerase, translating into MYKRVRLKDTVEVPPRHLGDVTPERVKRLLQDKLEGRMDEDVGSVVSVVNVHDVGEGTVLPNRPGVYYEAEFDAITYDPDMQEVVDGIVVEVVEFGAFVGIGPVDGLLHVSQISDEYLAYDGENQQLASTESNQTLAVDDEVRARIVTKSIDERNPRDSKIGLTAKQPGLGKHGWLEKKRQQSEASAEGN
- a CDS encoding DUF188 domain-containing protein, giving the protein MDTNALMMPVELDVRVFDELDRLLAADVDLVVPTAVLDELEKLSTGGGTEAVAASVGADLATRCRAVETDESYADDAVVELADSGDVDYVVTNDKPLRDRVLECGIPVIGIRGHATLAVTEP